A genomic region of Apteryx mantelli isolate bAptMan1 chromosome 10, bAptMan1.hap1, whole genome shotgun sequence contains the following coding sequences:
- the SIAH1 gene encoding E3 ubiquitin-protein ligase SIAH1: MSRQTATALPTGTSKCTPSQRVPALTGTTASNNDLASLFECPVCFDYVLPPILQCQSGHLVCSNCRPKLTCCPTCRGPLGSIRNLAMEKVANSVLFPCKYASSGCEITLPHTEKADHEELCEFRPYSCPCPGASCKWQGSLDAVMPHLMHQHKSITTLQGEDIVFLATDINLPGAVDWVMMQSCFGFHFMLVLEKQEKYDGHQQFFAIVQLIGTRKQAENFAYRLELNGHRRRLTWEATPRSIHEGIATAIMNSDCLVFDTSIAQLFAENGNLGINVTISMC, from the coding sequence ATGAGCCGTCAGACTGCTACAGCACTACCGACAGGTACTTCAAAGTGTACGCCATCCCAGAGGGTGCCTGCGCTGACCGGCACTACAGCTTCCAATAATGACTTGGCTAGTCTTTTTGAGTGTCCTGTGTGTTTTGACTATGTGCTGCCACCAATTCTTCAGTGTCAGAGTGGCCACCTTGTTTGCAGCAACTGTCGCCCCAAACTTACGTGCTGTCCAACTTGCCGAGGCCCCCTGGGCTCCATTCGTAACTTGGCTATGGAAAAAGTTGCCAATTCTGTACTATTCCCATGTAAATATGCCTCTTCTGGATGTGAGATAACTTTACCACACACAGAAAAAGCAGACCACGAGGAGCTGTGTGAGTTTAGGCCTTATTCATGTCCGTGTCCTGGTGCTTCATGTAAATGGCAAGGTTCTCTGGATGCTGTAATGCCACACCTGATGCATCAACATAAGTCAATTACAACACTTCAAGGAGAAGATATAGTGTTCCTTGCTACAGACATTAATCTTCCTGGTGCTGTTGACTGGGTTATGATGCAGTCTTGTTTTGGCTTTCATTTCATGTTAGTGttggagaaacaggaaaaatatgaTGGTCACCAGCAGTTCTTTGCGATTGTACAGCTGATAGGAACACGCAAGCAAGCAGAAAACTTTGCTTATCGACTTGAGTTAAATGGTCATAGGCGGCGATTGACTTGGGAAGCAACTCCTCGATCTATCCATGAGGGAATTGCAACAGCCATTATGAATAGTGACTGTCTAGTCTTTGACACCAGCATTGCACAGCTCTTTGCAGAAAATGGCAATTTAGGCATCAATGTAACTATATCAATGTGTTGA